The Erpetoichthys calabaricus chromosome 5, fErpCal1.3, whole genome shotgun sequence genome has a segment encoding these proteins:
- the LOC127527840 gene encoding zinc finger protein 239-like, giving the protein MKSAMGSENLTAAFWQCSSLPAAGATQTEAIKTDRQQVEKEIQIRTGKKCCLECGKQFTYNSDLNRHMKIHTGEKPYCCHECGKSFSTRSILQRHRRIHTGEKPHRCPECGKSFSWRSELHRHKINHTGYKPHFCSECGKSFLMGSHLQRHRRIHTGEKPHCCPECGMLFSCRSNLQNHIIGHTGEKPHCCPECGKLFSRRSCLQRHRRIHTGEKPHCCPECGKSFSWRSELQRHKINHTGDKPHLCSECGKSFIFGSHLQRHRRTHTGEKPHCCSVCGKRFSRPSALRCHRWIHTGEKQYTCSECGKGYSSRKSFLRHTQSHIGVKPVPEMINDLSNGSSSKKNEGISSECSKGL; this is encoded by the coding sequence ATGAAATCAGCAATGGGATCAGAGAACCTGACAGCAGCCTTTTGGCAGTGCAGTTCTCTCCCTGCTGCTGGAGCAACACAGACAGAAGCCATCAAAACTGATCGACAacaagtggagaaagaaatccaaattcgtactggaaaaaaatgttgtttggaatgtggcaaacaattcacatACAACAGTGATCTTAATAGGCATATGaagattcacacaggagaaaaaccataTTGTTGTCATGAATGTGGAAAGTCATTCTCAACGAGAAGCattcttcagaggcacagaagaatccacacaggggaAAAACCTCAtcgctgtccagaatgtggtaaatcTTTCTCATGGAGAAGTGAACTTCATCGGCACAAAATAAATCACACAGGATACAAACCTCAtttctgttcagaatgtggtaagtccttCCTAATGGGAAGCCaccttcagaggcacagaagaatccacacaggagaaaaacctcattgttgtccagaatgtggtatgTTGTTCTCATGCAGAAGCAATCTTCAGAACCACATAATAggccacacaggagaaaaacctcattgttgcccagaatgtggtaagttgtTCTCAAGGAGAAGCTGTCTTCAGAGACACAGAAGaatacacactggagaaaaacctcattgctgtccagaatgtggtaaatcTTTCTCCTGGAGAAGTGAACTTCAGCGGCACAAAATAAATCACACAGGAGACAAACCTCATctctgttcagaatgtggtaagtccttCATATTTGGAAGCCaccttcagaggcacagaagaacccacacaggagaaaaacctcattgctgttcagtatgtggtaaacgattctcaCGTCCAAGTGCACTTAGGTGCCACAGATggatccacactggagagaagcagtacacctgttctgaatgtggtaaagggtACTCTTCCAGAAAAAGTTTTCTGAGACACACGCAAAGTCATATTGGAGTAAAGCCTGTCCCAGAAATGATAAATGATCTTTCCAATGGCTCCTCgagcaaaaaaaatgaaggaatatCTTCTGAATGCAGTAAAGGACTCTAG